The following proteins come from a genomic window of Rhodoligotrophos sp. CJ14:
- a CDS encoding ABC transporter substrate-binding protein: MRKRLSAAILGILMAAAAPLATMAQDSSTFRLGIYQDAQTLDPIASSDNGSIWVQLLIYDTLIRPSKDGTQLEPGLAESWTSNAEGTEFTFKLRDAKFSDGTPVTANDVIASLKRAQGDQSNWKRFFAPITKMEAVDGKTVKLGLDKPFTPLLNNLAMFSASILPAKQLEEKGAAFFDAPIGSGPFTLKNWARGNKIELAANPNYWQAGKPSVKQADLMIIGEDNSRVLQLQAGQIDAMLNVPVNQMQSIGSSGDITAKVAPVFRIDFVQLNNREKPFDDPRVRQALNYAVDKEGIIQGILFGTATPATSSMPVMRYHNEELKPYAYDPAKAKELLKEAGLADGFSTNMLVTSGDATAQQVAAAIQANLQEVGVKAELQLIESGTQWDTTKSGKYQMSLSYATSDTIDPDQLIGFTAVNPERANAYHTEWKNERLNELYAQERVTPDGPEREKMFKEMEQLVHDGAPYIFLYNKGATYAFRNNVEGFEVLPTSNWRLEDVVVK; the protein is encoded by the coding sequence ATGAGAAAGCGCCTAAGCGCCGCAATTCTCGGCATCCTTATGGCGGCCGCAGCCCCATTGGCCACCATGGCACAGGATAGCTCCACCTTCCGACTGGGCATTTATCAGGATGCGCAGACCCTCGATCCGATTGCATCGAGCGACAACGGCTCGATCTGGGTGCAGCTGCTGATCTACGATACGCTGATCCGCCCGAGTAAGGATGGCACCCAGCTTGAGCCCGGCCTTGCCGAGAGCTGGACCTCCAATGCCGAGGGCACCGAGTTCACCTTCAAATTGCGCGATGCCAAGTTCTCGGACGGAACGCCGGTGACGGCGAACGACGTGATCGCCTCACTCAAGCGGGCGCAGGGTGATCAGTCCAATTGGAAGCGCTTTTTCGCGCCGATCACCAAGATGGAGGCGGTTGATGGGAAGACCGTGAAGCTGGGCCTCGACAAGCCCTTCACGCCGCTCCTCAACAACCTCGCCATGTTCAGCGCCTCGATCTTGCCTGCCAAGCAATTGGAGGAGAAGGGCGCCGCCTTCTTCGATGCGCCCATCGGCTCGGGCCCGTTCACCCTCAAGAACTGGGCGCGAGGCAACAAGATCGAGCTTGCCGCCAATCCGAACTACTGGCAGGCCGGCAAGCCGTCGGTGAAGCAGGCTGACCTCATGATCATCGGCGAGGACAATAGCCGTGTGCTGCAATTGCAGGCCGGCCAGATCGACGCCATGCTCAACGTGCCGGTGAACCAGATGCAGTCGATCGGCAGCTCTGGCGACATTACCGCCAAGGTGGCCCCGGTATTCCGGATCGATTTCGTGCAGCTGAACAATCGCGAAAAGCCCTTCGATGATCCGCGCGTGCGCCAGGCCCTTAACTATGCGGTGGATAAAGAAGGCATCATCCAGGGCATTCTGTTCGGCACCGCGACCCCGGCCACCTCGTCGATGCCGGTGATGCGCTATCACAACGAGGAGCTGAAGCCCTATGCCTATGATCCCGCCAAGGCGAAGGAGCTCTTGAAGGAGGCGGGCCTCGCCGATGGCTTCTCCACCAACATGCTGGTGACCTCTGGCGATGCCACGGCACAGCAGGTGGCCGCCGCCATTCAGGCCAATCTGCAGGAGGTGGGCGTCAAGGCTGAGCTGCAGCTCATCGAATCCGGCACCCAGTGGGACACCACCAAGAGCGGCAAATATCAGATGTCGCTCAGCTATGCGACAAGCGACACCATTGACCCCGACCAGCTGATCGGCTTTACCGCCGTCAATCCCGAGCGTGCCAATGCCTACCACACCGAGTGGAAGAACGAGCGTCTGAACGAGCTCTATGCACAGGAACGCGTGACGCCTGACGGCCCCGAGCGTGAGAAGATGTTCAAGGAGATGGAGCAGCTGGTCCATGACGGCGCCCCATACATCTTTCTCTATAACAAGGGCGCGACCTATGCCTTCCGCAACAATGTCGAAGGCTTCGAGGTGCTGCCCACGTCGAACTGGCGGCTTGAAGACGTCGTGGTGAAGTAA
- a CDS encoding ABC transporter ATP-binding protein, producing the protein MTVFGKGENAVRAIDRVSLDIGKGEVFGLVGESGCGKSVTCRSIIRLFGGAPARIESGAILFDGTDLVKLPDRELARIRGSGIAMVFQDPMTSLNPTMRIGDQIDEAVRRHQNLGRRETRQETIRLLDRVGVPSAAQRVNAWPHEFSGGMRQRVMIALALAGRPRLLIADEPTTALDVTIQDQILKLLLDLRREFGMSILMITHDLGVVAQTCDRVAVMYAGRIAERATTTELFAHPKHPYTEALLAALPARQSRGQPLRAIGGMPPDLANPPPGCRFHPRCAYAEEACIAATPPLVEVAPGHQTACRRHEILP; encoded by the coding sequence GTGACCGTCTTCGGCAAGGGCGAGAATGCCGTCCGCGCCATCGACCGCGTTTCGCTCGATATCGGCAAGGGCGAGGTCTTCGGCCTCGTCGGTGAATCCGGCTGTGGCAAATCCGTGACCTGCCGCTCGATCATCCGTCTGTTCGGCGGCGCACCGGCCCGCATCGAGAGTGGCGCGATCCTCTTCGATGGCACCGATCTCGTGAAGCTGCCCGACCGCGAGCTTGCGCGCATACGCGGCTCCGGCATCGCCATGGTCTTCCAGGATCCGATGACCTCGCTCAACCCCACCATGCGGATTGGCGACCAGATCGACGAGGCGGTACGGCGCCACCAGAACCTCGGCCGCCGCGAGACCCGCCAGGAAACGATCCGGCTGCTCGATCGCGTGGGTGTGCCCTCGGCGGCGCAGCGGGTCAATGCTTGGCCGCATGAATTCTCCGGCGGCATGCGCCAGCGGGTGATGATCGCGCTGGCACTCGCCGGCAGGCCCCGTCTGCTGATCGCGGACGAGCCCACCACCGCCCTCGATGTCACCATTCAGGACCAGATTCTGAAGCTGCTGCTCGATCTGCGCCGCGAATTCGGCATGAGCATCCTCATGATCACCCATGACCTGGGCGTGGTTGCGCAAACCTGCGACCGGGTTGCCGTGATGTATGCCGGGCGCATTGCCGAGCGCGCCACCACCACCGAGCTGTTCGCCCATCCCAAGCACCCCTATACCGAGGCACTACTCGCGGCACTTCCCGCGCGCCAAAGCCGTGGTCAGCCATTGCGCGCCATCGGTGGCATGCCGCCTGATCTGGCGAACCCGCCGCCCGGCTGCCGCTTTCATCCGCGATGCGCCTATGCGGAGGAAGCCTGCATTGCCGCGACGCCACCCCTCGTCGAGGTGGCGCCTGGACACCAGACCGCCTGCCGCCGGCACGAGATCCTGCCATGA
- a CDS encoding TIGR00645 family protein produces the protein MSYPAGAGELPRLSLMIFGSRWLQLPLYLGLIVAQVIYVLLFMKELWHLVMHAAEFGEQQIMLVVLGLIDVVMISNLLVMVIVGGYETFVSRLRLQGHPDEPEWLSHVNAGILKIKLAMAIIGISSIHLLRTFIEAGNLGSEGSRYAEAGILWQTLIHCVFILSAIGIAFVERLSHFGPGKYHHKSSLSEQAAPSAPTPSPAAH, from the coding sequence ATGTCCTATCCTGCTGGTGCCGGCGAGCTGCCGCGCCTTTCCCTGATGATTTTCGGGTCGCGATGGCTGCAGTTGCCACTCTATCTCGGCCTCATCGTTGCCCAGGTGATTTACGTCCTTCTGTTCATGAAGGAGCTTTGGCACCTGGTGATGCACGCCGCCGAATTCGGCGAACAGCAGATCATGCTCGTCGTCCTGGGCCTCATCGATGTCGTGATGATCTCAAACCTTCTGGTGATGGTCATCGTTGGCGGCTATGAGACCTTCGTCTCCCGGTTGAGGCTGCAAGGCCACCCGGACGAGCCGGAATGGCTGAGCCACGTCAATGCCGGCATTCTCAAGATCAAGCTCGCAATGGCGATCATCGGCATCTCCTCGATTCACCTCCTGCGCACCTTCATCGAGGCCGGTAATCTCGGCAGCGAAGGCTCGCGCTACGCCGAGGCTGGCATTCTCTGGCAGACGCTCATCCATTGCGTGTTCATCCTGTCCGCGATCGGCATCGCCTTTGTCGAGCGCCTGTCGCATTTCGGGCCCGGCAAATACCACCACAAATCATCCTTGTCCGAACAGGCCGCTCCCAGCGCTCCTACGCCAAGCCCGGCCGCACATTAA
- a CDS encoding glycoside hydrolase family 19 protein, with protein MSINRNIFFADISARLFDGQLTRQQITGLDAILSHWEAWPQNEDLRHLAYMLATVHHETGGRFEQVREGFAKTDAEARRRVRKRPYGKPAPNGHVYYGRGFVQITWLENYKRVGDLIGVDLVDNPDLALNLYVATRILFEGMERGLFTGRRLDEYFNDTTDDPVGARAIININDQAQLIAGYHKAFLAALNAAQATSPQTSRISQLPINIPAVMSGGITAASGVITALLATLESPWALAGLAILVFSLAYQMSGRGRPRTGQRANAKR; from the coding sequence ATGAGCATCAACAGAAACATATTTTTTGCCGATATCAGTGCACGACTTTTCGATGGACAGCTGACACGCCAGCAGATCACCGGCCTCGATGCGATTTTGAGCCATTGGGAGGCCTGGCCACAGAATGAAGACTTACGGCATCTGGCCTATATGCTGGCGACTGTGCATCATGAAACCGGCGGCAGGTTCGAGCAGGTGCGGGAAGGTTTCGCCAAAACCGACGCCGAGGCGCGGCGGCGGGTCAGGAAGCGGCCCTATGGCAAGCCAGCTCCCAATGGGCATGTCTATTACGGCCGCGGCTTCGTTCAGATCACGTGGCTTGAGAATTATAAGAGGGTCGGCGATCTCATCGGTGTCGATCTCGTGGACAATCCGGACCTCGCTCTCAATCTCTACGTGGCCACGCGCATTCTGTTTGAAGGCATGGAGCGCGGGCTGTTCACGGGCAGAAGGCTCGATGAATATTTCAACGACACCACGGATGATCCGGTCGGAGCGCGGGCCATCATCAATATCAACGACCAGGCGCAGTTGATTGCCGGCTATCATAAGGCGTTCCTTGCCGCTCTCAACGCGGCGCAGGCGACCAGCCCGCAGACATCTAGAATCAGCCAGTTGCCGATCAACATTCCCGCGGTCATGTCCGGCGGGATCACCGCGGCGAGTGGCGTCATCACCGCTCTTCTCGCCACGCTCGAAAGCCCCTGGGCGCTGGCTGGGCTGGCTATTCTGGTCTTCTCACTCGCTTATCAGATGAGCGGCCGCGGGCGCCCACGAACCGGGCAGCGGGCCAATGCAAAACGCTAG
- a CDS encoding ABC transporter ATP-binding protein — protein sequence MTETPLLDVRHVSKSFAKQRSLADIVLRTPRRSLQAVRDVSFTVAPGETLGLVGESGCGKSTLGRAIAGFHSPTSGEIFLNGQPISGVHYDRVALSRRIQMIFQDPYSSLNPRLTVGSILAEVLKVHGLRQGQKAIEARVDELLGIVGLPLESKHKLPHAFSGGQRQRISIARALAAEPELIIADEPVSALDVSIQAQILNLFEDLQKNFGLAFLFIAHDLNVVHHISHRIAVMYLGEIVEIAEADTIFHHPKHPYTRALLSAIPDPDPAKRTETVSLAGELPDPNNPPLGCALVGRCPIRVEKCAKHHPPLLHVGDTDVRCFLAQ from the coding sequence ATGACCGAAACGCCCCTGCTGGACGTCCGCCACGTCTCCAAGAGCTTCGCAAAACAGCGGAGCCTGGCCGATATCGTGTTGCGCACGCCCCGGCGCAGCCTGCAGGCGGTTCGAGACGTGTCCTTCACCGTGGCGCCCGGCGAGACCCTGGGACTGGTCGGCGAGAGCGGCTGCGGCAAAAGCACCCTTGGTCGCGCCATTGCGGGCTTCCACAGCCCGACCAGCGGCGAGATCTTCCTGAATGGTCAGCCGATCAGCGGCGTTCATTACGATCGCGTGGCCCTGTCACGCCGCATTCAGATGATCTTCCAGGACCCGTACTCCTCCCTCAACCCGCGCCTGACCGTCGGTTCGATCCTGGCCGAAGTGCTCAAGGTGCACGGCCTCCGCCAGGGGCAGAAGGCCATAGAGGCGCGCGTCGACGAGCTTCTCGGGATCGTTGGCCTGCCGCTTGAATCCAAGCACAAGCTGCCGCATGCCTTCAGCGGCGGACAACGCCAGCGCATCAGCATCGCCCGCGCGCTCGCCGCCGAACCCGAGCTCATCATTGCCGACGAGCCCGTCTCCGCCCTCGACGTCTCCATTCAGGCGCAGATCCTGAACCTGTTCGAAGACTTACAGAAAAATTTCGGCTTGGCCTTCCTGTTCATCGCCCATGATCTCAACGTAGTGCATCACATCAGCCACCGCATCGCGGTCATGTATCTCGGCGAGATCGTCGAGATTGCAGAGGCGGACACGATTTTCCACCACCCCAAGCATCCCTATACCCGTGCGCTGCTCTCGGCCATCCCCGATCCTGATCCGGCCAAGCGGACGGAAACTGTGAGCCTGGCCGGCGAACTGCCCGACCCCAACAACCCACCGCTCGGCTGCGCCCTGGTCGGCCGCTGCCCGATCCGCGTTGAGAAATGTGCAAAACACCACCCACCGCTTCTGCATGTCGGCGACACCGATGTCCGCTGCTTCCTGGCCCAGTGA
- a CDS encoding ABC transporter permease, producing the protein MTLLLFFLRRLIQLLPVMIGITIVAFILLRILPGDPASLMIGARGSEADVEALRQQLGLNAPLWQQYLTFLGDVLNGSFGQSVVQRRPVSLVVAERLWPTIALVAYATVLAIIITLPLATISAIKRNSLIDFSIQAVFVAVMSMPAFWLGVLLILLLGIKLPLFPVAGYGTGFLDRLWHLFLPALVIALGTSALTIRSLRSSLIAVRSAEFVDTARSKGLNEGEVLRRHIMRNSLISTVSVLSVHTSWVIGGTVVIEAVFALPGLGNLLVTSVFARDYPVVQGLTIVFALLVMAISILTDLAYAAIDPRIRLQ; encoded by the coding sequence ATGACTTTGCTCCTGTTTTTCTTGCGGCGTTTGATCCAGCTCCTGCCGGTGATGATCGGCATCACCATCGTCGCCTTCATTCTCTTGCGCATTCTACCGGGCGATCCGGCATCGCTGATGATCGGCGCCCGCGGCAGTGAGGCCGATGTTGAGGCTTTGCGCCAGCAGTTGGGTCTCAATGCGCCGCTCTGGCAGCAATATCTCACCTTTCTCGGCGATGTGCTCAACGGCTCCTTCGGCCAGTCTGTCGTGCAACGCCGGCCCGTATCCCTTGTGGTGGCGGAACGCTTATGGCCGACCATTGCGCTGGTCGCCTATGCCACCGTGCTCGCCATCATCATCACCCTGCCGCTCGCCACCATCTCGGCCATCAAGCGCAACTCGCTCATTGACTTCTCAATCCAGGCCGTATTCGTGGCGGTGATGTCGATGCCGGCCTTCTGGCTGGGTGTGTTGCTCATCCTGCTGCTCGGCATCAAGCTGCCACTGTTTCCCGTCGCGGGCTACGGAACCGGCTTTCTGGACCGGCTATGGCACCTGTTCCTGCCCGCCCTCGTGATCGCGCTGGGAACCTCGGCCCTCACCATCCGCAGCCTGCGCAGCAGCCTCATCGCCGTACGCTCTGCGGAATTTGTCGATACGGCCCGCTCCAAGGGCCTGAACGAAGGCGAGGTTCTGCGCCGGCACATCATGCGCAACTCGCTCATCAGCACGGTCTCGGTGCTCAGCGTGCATACGAGCTGGGTGATCGGCGGCACAGTGGTGATCGAGGCAGTCTTTGCTCTGCCTGGGCTGGGCAATCTGCTCGTCACCTCGGTATTTGCGCGCGACTACCCCGTCGTCCAGGGGCTGACCATCGTCTTCGCGTTGCTGGTGATGGCCATCAGCATCCTCACCGATTTGGCCTATGCCGCCATCGACCCGCGGATCCGCCTGCAATGA
- a CDS encoding ABC transporter permease — protein MTMTTTAAAPATRKRRKLNTQLVAGLIMLALLLVAVWGAPLFVPYDPLKVNFGSALRPPSPEHWFGTDNLGRDILARVLAAGKTDLQIAVVCVALPFFLGSIAGAIAGYFGGVVDRIISGIIDILWAFPFYVLVIAIVGTLGPSTGNIYLAFTLVVWISFARIVRGEVLVVRETEYVMAARMLGFSHARIILRHVLPNAITPALVYAMADVVLTILAITSLSFLGLGVQPPTPEWGIMIADGRNFIFNAWWMSTFPGLAIIYTGIAFTLIGDGLDTALRPKG, from the coding sequence ATGACCATGACCACCACCGCTGCAGCCCCCGCGACGCGCAAGCGTCGGAAGCTCAATACACAGCTGGTCGCCGGCCTGATCATGCTGGCACTCCTGCTCGTTGCCGTCTGGGGCGCGCCGCTCTTCGTGCCCTATGATCCGCTGAAGGTGAACTTTGGCAGCGCCCTCAGGCCGCCCAGCCCCGAGCATTGGTTCGGCACCGACAATCTCGGTCGCGATATCCTCGCCCGCGTGCTTGCCGCCGGCAAAACCGACCTGCAGATCGCCGTTGTCTGTGTGGCGCTGCCCTTCTTTCTAGGCTCGATAGCAGGTGCAATTGCCGGCTATTTCGGCGGTGTGGTCGATCGCATCATCTCAGGGATTATCGATATTCTCTGGGCCTTTCCGTTTTACGTGCTGGTCATCGCCATTGTCGGCACGCTAGGCCCGTCGACCGGCAATATCTATCTCGCCTTCACCCTGGTGGTCTGGATTTCCTTCGCGCGTATCGTGCGCGGCGAGGTCCTCGTCGTGCGCGAGACGGAATATGTGATGGCCGCCCGCATGCTGGGCTTCAGCCATGCGCGCATCATCCTGCGTCACGTGCTGCCCAACGCGATCACCCCCGCCTTGGTCTATGCCATGGCCGATGTGGTGCTCACCATCCTGGCGATCACTTCCCTGAGCTTCTTAGGGCTTGGCGTTCAGCCGCCCACGCCGGAATGGGGCATCATGATCGCCGACGGCCGCAACTTCATCTTCAATGCGTGGTGGATGTCGACCTTCCCCGGGCTGGCCATCATCTACACCGGCATTGCCTTCACCCTGATCGGCGATGGGCTCGATACGGCCCTCCGCCCCAAAGGCTAA
- a CDS encoding serine hydrolase — protein sequence MAFFEMDPTTTEIGERLVATTLRDNAELGLTADTLCVTLLLHPSRGGAPKGFAHNGDKPFYPCSVIKIFWMAAAYHCLETGAIKPHAELDRALHDMIKWSSNTATNYIIDLVTGTTGDTLLEGQALDDWIDKRSWANRWIRSFGWPEMTPINVAQKNMDDDRYGRERQLVDALGHNALTTNATARLMHAIFDDAHFCDDSRKAMRSLLSRPFDRAWVEAHPSAQINGYFGQDLPQDAKLWSKAGWTGWTGDERASYRRHDAARIEVPGLAPFTLVIFTQGKPLSESLITLPRAATSLIAILRETGVKA from the coding sequence ATGGCGTTCTTCGAAATGGACCCGACAACCACCGAGATCGGCGAACGGCTCGTCGCAACGACCTTGAGAGACAATGCAGAGCTCGGGCTTACAGCGGACACGCTCTGCGTCACGCTGCTTTTGCATCCCAGTCGGGGTGGCGCGCCCAAAGGCTTTGCGCATAACGGCGATAAACCGTTCTATCCGTGCTCGGTGATCAAGATCTTCTGGATGGCCGCCGCCTATCATTGCCTAGAGACGGGCGCGATCAAGCCGCATGCGGAGCTCGATAGGGCACTTCATGACATGATCAAATGGTCGAGCAACACGGCGACCAATTACATCATCGATCTCGTGACGGGCACGACCGGCGATACGCTGCTTGAGGGGCAAGCGCTGGATGATTGGATCGACAAGCGCAGCTGGGCCAATCGCTGGATCCGCAGCTTCGGTTGGCCGGAAATGACGCCGATCAATGTGGCGCAGAAGAACATGGATGATGATCGCTACGGCCGGGAGAGGCAGCTCGTGGATGCGCTCGGGCATAATGCGCTGACCACCAATGCGACGGCGCGGCTGATGCACGCGATCTTCGATGATGCCCATTTCTGCGATGACAGCCGCAAGGCAATGCGGAGCCTCCTGTCACGGCCCTTCGACCGGGCTTGGGTCGAGGCGCATCCTTCAGCGCAGATCAACGGCTATTTCGGCCAGGATCTCCCACAGGATGCCAAGCTCTGGTCGAAGGCCGGCTGGACCGGCTGGACCGGGGACGAGCGCGCAAGCTATCGGCGGCATGATGCGGCGCGTATCGAGGTGCCGGGGTTGGCGCCATTCACGCTGGTGATCTTCACCCAAGGCAAGCCGTTGAGCGAGAGCCTGATAACGCTGCCACGGGCAGCAACGAGCCTCATCGCCATCCTGCGCGAGACAGGCGTGAAGGCTTGA
- a CDS encoding SDR family oxidoreductase, whose protein sequence is MDTNFPKPPFDTPQQPVPGLTGAMKPKPDHGETSYRGSGRLNGKAAIITGGDSGIGRAVAIAFAREGADVLISYLNEHEDAEDTAKQVEASGRKCLLVPGDISAAAHCRRIIAQAAEAFGRIDILVNNAAHQMSFSSLDEISDDEWERTFAINISAMFYLVKAALPHMKPGASIINTASINADSPNPGLLPYATTKGAIQNFTAGLAQLLAEKGIRANAVAPGPIWTPLIPSTMPPDSVKSFGKQVPMQRPGQPVEVAPIYVMLASDEASYVSGATIAVTGGKPII, encoded by the coding sequence ATGGACACGAATTTCCCGAAGCCGCCATTTGATACGCCTCAGCAGCCGGTGCCGGGGCTCACCGGCGCGATGAAGCCCAAGCCCGATCATGGCGAGACGAGCTATCGTGGATCGGGCCGGCTGAATGGCAAGGCCGCCATCATCACCGGCGGCGATTCCGGCATCGGCCGTGCCGTTGCCATCGCATTTGCCAGGGAGGGAGCGGACGTCCTCATCTCCTATCTGAACGAACATGAGGATGCGGAAGACACGGCCAAGCAGGTGGAAGCTTCAGGCCGGAAATGCCTCCTCGTGCCGGGCGACATCTCTGCCGCGGCGCACTGCCGTCGCATCATCGCCCAGGCGGCCGAAGCCTTTGGCCGCATCGATATCCTCGTCAACAATGCGGCCCATCAGATGAGCTTTTCATCTCTCGATGAGATCTCCGATGATGAATGGGAGCGCACCTTCGCCATCAACATCTCGGCCATGTTCTATCTGGTGAAAGCGGCATTGCCCCACATGAAGCCGGGAGCCTCGATCATCAATACCGCGTCCATTAATGCCGACAGCCCGAACCCTGGTCTCTTGCCCTATGCAACGACCAAGGGAGCGATCCAGAACTTCACGGCCGGCCTTGCGCAATTGCTTGCTGAAAAGGGCATTCGCGCGAACGCCGTTGCGCCGGGCCCCATCTGGACACCGCTCATTCCCTCGACGATGCCGCCCGACAGCGTGAAGTCCTTCGGCAAGCAGGTTCCGATGCAGCGGCCGGGCCAGCCTGTCGAAGTGGCGCCCATCTATGTGATGCTGGCATCTGACGAGGCGAGCTATGTCTCGGGCGCCACTATTGCGGTCACCGGCGGCAAGCCAATCATCTAA
- a CDS encoding type 1 glutamine amidotransferase, with product MKKEEHPARVLIFQHMELEGPGLFADLMKARGLSWDVVHFYRGDAIPALQDYDLLLVMGGVQDVWQEDKFPWLIAEKAAIRNWVSDLGKPYLGICLGHQLLADALGGEVGPGAQVEFGLHEVSVTEAGRVAPPFATLPPTSRWMQWHGAEVKTPPADAKVLASSEICAVQAIQVGPHAFGLQFHAEASRETIAAWSAMKAFKRLAEKTRGPEGEQQISAEIGAELPEINVKAAALFEGILEAAVTLEST from the coding sequence ATGAAAAAGGAAGAGCATCCAGCGCGTGTGCTCATCTTTCAGCATATGGAGCTGGAAGGACCCGGTCTCTTTGCGGATCTTATGAAGGCACGCGGCCTGTCCTGGGACGTGGTCCATTTCTATCGCGGCGATGCGATACCGGCGCTGCAGGACTATGACCTGCTTCTGGTCATGGGCGGGGTCCAGGATGTGTGGCAGGAAGATAAGTTCCCGTGGCTCATCGCAGAGAAGGCGGCGATCCGCAACTGGGTGAGCGATCTTGGCAAGCCTTATCTCGGGATCTGCCTCGGCCATCAATTGCTCGCCGATGCGCTTGGCGGCGAGGTCGGCCCGGGCGCGCAGGTGGAGTTCGGTCTGCACGAGGTCAGTGTCACCGAGGCTGGACGTGTGGCTCCGCCTTTTGCGACCCTCCCCCCAACGAGCCGGTGGATGCAATGGCATGGGGCGGAGGTCAAGACCCCGCCAGCGGATGCAAAGGTGCTTGCCTCCTCCGAAATTTGTGCCGTGCAGGCCATCCAAGTCGGCCCGCATGCCTTCGGGCTGCAGTTCCATGCGGAAGCCTCTCGGGAGACCATCGCCGCCTGGAGCGCGATGAAGGCCTTCAAACGGCTGGCCGAGAAAACACGGGGCCCCGAGGGTGAGCAGCAGATTTCGGCTGAGATCGGGGCCGAGCTGCCAGAGATCAATGTAAAGGCAGCGGCACTGTTCGAGGGTATCCTCGAGGCTGCGGTGACGCTCGAAAGTACGTGA
- a CDS encoding DUF2188 domain-containing protein: protein MTRITYEVVEHDGGWAYRLGDVYSETFATREEALDAAQRVAREQEMPGPSATIEYEDSKGRWHQEEASGDDRPETEVKA from the coding sequence ATGACGCGCATTACCTATGAAGTCGTCGAGCATGATGGCGGTTGGGCTTATCGGCTCGGCGATGTCTATTCGGAAACCTTCGCCACCCGCGAGGAGGCCTTGGATGCCGCTCAGCGAGTGGCCCGCGAGCAGGAAATGCCGGGGCCGAGCGCAACCATCGAATACGAGGACAGCAAAGGCCGCTGGCATCAGGAGGAGGCCTCCGGCGACGATCGGCCTGAAACCGAAGTGAAGGCCTGA
- a CDS encoding ribonuclease T2: protein MTCLLRYLAAVIGLLAISINPSPSFARGESPGNFDYYLLVLSWSPSYCATSSGRRDTAQCNGERPYAFIVHGLWPQYQKGWPDFCEPAERWVPDETIASMLDIMPSKRLIIHEWRRHGTCSNLEQDDYFALIRNLFGQLNIPEKYQAPSEDIITTPDQLRSDFVAANPGLDETMIGVYCGNRRNEARLSNIRLCYTPDGKPMSCQHDRRQCRAENLILPAVRSRTPQ from the coding sequence ATGACCTGTCTCTTGAGATACCTGGCAGCCGTCATTGGCTTGCTTGCGATCAGCATTAACCCATCTCCAAGCTTCGCGCGCGGCGAGAGCCCCGGGAATTTCGACTATTATCTGTTGGTGCTGTCCTGGTCGCCGAGCTATTGCGCGACCAGCAGCGGCCGGCGCGATACGGCGCAATGCAATGGGGAAAGACCCTATGCATTCATCGTCCATGGTCTTTGGCCGCAATATCAGAAGGGATGGCCCGATTTCTGCGAACCAGCAGAGCGCTGGGTTCCGGATGAGACGATCGCATCCATGCTGGACATCATGCCGTCCAAACGGCTGATCATCCATGAATGGCGGCGGCATGGGACCTGCTCAAATCTCGAGCAGGACGACTATTTCGCTCTCATTCGAAACCTGTTCGGTCAGCTTAACATTCCGGAGAAATATCAGGCGCCGAGCGAGGACATCATCACGACGCCGGATCAGCTGCGCAGCGATTTCGTGGCGGCCAATCCCGGGCTCGACGAGACGATGATCGGGGTCTATTGCGGCAACAGGCGGAATGAGGCCCGGCTCAGCAATATCCGGCTCTGCTACACACCCGACGGTAAGCCCATGTCCTGCCAGCACGACCGCCGCCAATGCCGGGCGGAAAACCTGATCCTGCCCGCTGTGCGCTCCAGGACTCCGCAATGA